The nucleotide window TAGCCAGAACGTAGGCGAGCGCGAAGACCGCCACGCCCAGGATCCCAAGCTCTCTCACCCACGCGACGAAGCTGAGGAGCCACGTGGCCACGGGAAGCAGGCTCACAGCCACGAGGACGGCACCTGCCGCGAGGCCGGCAAGGATGAGCTTGAGAGTTTTCGTCATGTTCGGGTCAATCGTCGAAGCGGAAACGAGAGACGAAGCCGCGGTCGATGCGGTCCTTGAGCCACGCCACGGATCGTCCCTGCAAAGCGAGGCCCCACTTGGAGCCCAGAGCCGTTCCGTCCGCCAGATTGAGGAGGCGCAGGTAGTCGCTCTGGGGGCGATGACTCTCGAGGGGGCGCCCCGCGAGGCGCCTGCGTAAGTTGGCGAGCAAGATGGGGCCGGCTCTCACCGCGTACACGCCCGCGCGCTCTTTTTCGGGAGCGCTCGCCAAGGTGGCGCAATCTCCCGCGGCAAAGAGGTTCGAGCAGCCCTCGACCAGCAGATGTTGATCGGTGCGCACGAAGCCGCGGGCATCGTGGGGCAGCTCAGAGTCACGAATGACCGGCGGTGCGGCAGCCCCCGTGGCCCAGATCGTGAGATCCGAAGGCAAGCGGACACCTGACGCCGTGGTCAACGCCGACGCGTCCACCGCGCGCACGCGGGTGTTGCCGCAAAAGGCAATGTGATGACGTCCGAGCGCGGCTTGCACGCGCGAGAGCGCCCGCGTCGTGGCTCCCGGAAGCGGCCTTCCCCCCCCGCCGATGAGGCTCACCTCGTGGATGCGGTGTCCCCCGTCTGTCGCGCCGAGCCGGGCTGCGATCGCACAGGCCAGTTCGACCCCCGCCGCACCAGCCCCCACGACGCAGACCTTCGAAGGACGGGTTTCTCGAGAAAGTTTCGCGAGAGCCAGCTCGAGCCGCGAGACCAACTCCGAGATCGGGCGTGTGGCGATTGCATGTGCAGGGCTGTCCTGGCCTTCCGGCCCCCTGGCCACTGAGCCCACGTTGAGACTGGCGTATTCGTAGTGAAGGAAGTTTCCCCCCGCGAGTTCGATGTGGCCCGCGCCGGCATCGACCCGAACGGCCTTGCCGATCACCAGGCGAGCCCCGGCGCGGGCCGCCAGAGGCCGAAGGTCGATGGTGGCCTCCTCGCGTGTGTACTGACCCGAGATGACCCCTGGAACCATGCCCGAGTAGAGCGCTCCGGGCTGATCGACCAACAGGGTGAGCCGCACGTTGGGAATGGGCTTGGTGACCAGCCCGCGCAAGACCTGAACGTGTGCGTGTCCCCCGCCGACCAACACCACCTCGGGGCGTTGATCCCTCGGGTTCGAGAGCTCCCCGTCGTTCATGACCAGGAGTACTCTAGCGGGCGGGACACGGTTGGCGACACGCTGGGTCTCGAACCGCCCGTCGGAACGCGAAAACTTTACGCACCCCGAGTCCGCGCCGTTGCGATAGGAGAGGGGACAACGACATGACGTACTCGTTTGCACTGCGCTTCGCTGGACCCTTGCTCCTGGCTGGCGTCGTGAGCGCCGGTGCTTGCGGCGGTGCTGCACGGACGACAGCCCCGCCGCCCCCTCCTGCCCCGGACGCCTCCCCGTCAGCCGCTCTTTCGCCTCGAACGGCGGCAACGGCGCTTGCGGCCCTGGAAGACGGGAACGCCCGCTTCATGCTCGGGCGGCCCCGCCACCCCCACGAGCACGCGTCGTTCCGCCACCGTCTCGTGGGGGAACAAAAGCCGTTCGCTACCATCCTCGGATGCAGCGACTCCCGTGTGCCGCCGGAGCTGCTCTTCGACGAAGGCTTGGGAGATCTCTTCGTCATCCGTGTGGCAGGAAACATCGTCGGCACCGACGTGGCGGCGAGCATCGAGTACGCGGTCGACCACCTGAAGACACCTTTGCTGGTTGTGCTGGGACACGAGAACTGCGGGGCCGTCACGGCAGCGCTCCACCACTTTCACGGCAAGATGGCCGAAAACGCGGAGCCACCCGAAATCATGTCGCTCCTCGGGCACATCGAACCGGGCTTGCACCACGACGATCCATCTCGTCCCTTTTCGGAACAGCTCCACCTGGCGGTCGAGGACAACGTCCGTCACTCCGTCAAGGACCTGCTCGCCGTCCAGGACATCCGAACGGCCGTGGCGTCGGGGCGTGTCGCCGTGGTGGGGGCCGTCTACGATTTAGCTTCCGGTCAGGTGCGGTTCCTGTCCGATGACCTCGTGAACCCTACCGGGACGGCGGAGGAGCCCCATGAGCCCGCTGCGGGGCAGCGCCACTAGGGGATGCCTACCAAGCGAAACGGAGCGGGATATCGGGCTCGAACCGACGACATTCAGCTTGGGAAGCTGACGCTCTACCAACTGAGCTAATCCCGCGGAGAAGGTCTAACTACCCTGGTTGTTTGGGTTTTGCAAGACCCTCCTGGCACGCCCCCCACCCGTGCTCAGAACGGAACGTCGTCCATCGACTCCATGAACTCGGGCAAGGGCTCTTCGTCCCGCCCCCCGGCGCCCTTCTGAGGGCCGCTCACCTGCCACACGTCGAGGGTGTTGAAGTACTTCACCTCGCCCTTGGGGCTCGTCCATTCCCGGCCGCGCAGGCTGAACTCGACCTCGACGGTCTGCCCCTCCTCGTAGCTGTCCAGCTGCTCGCAGCGGTCGCCGGTGAGCTGAAACATCACGGTTTGTGGATACTTGCCGTCGGCCAGCTCGAGCACGAACTCGCGCTTGCGAAACCGATCCGAGATCTGATTCGTATCGAACTTCTTGAGCAGCCGACCCGTCGCTTGGTAACCCATCGCCCATCGACTAGCGCACCTTGATGCCGGCGACGAGACGAAAAGCGCCTCCTCCACCCTTTTCCGAGGGGGAGGCCCAGGACCCGGGTCCGGGGGACGGGGCGTCAGGCGATGACAGAAAGCGTCGAATTGGGATTCCGGGCGCGCTCGGTTTCGGGGGAGCGCACGGCGGCCTCTTCGATGAGCTTCACGTTGGCCCGCCCTTCGGCCTTCTGCTGCTCCTTGGCCTTGACCAGCATCTCGGTGTCGTAATTCGTGGATCCCTCGACGGCGTTGATCGGCATAAATTACCCATCGGCGGACCGCAACGGGCGCTTGAGCGGATTTCAAGCCGCCGGTCGATGCGCGCGCGGAGGGGCCGGCGGAGACGCTGAGGCGGGGCGCGCTAGCGGCAGACGGACCGTGATGCTGGTGCCTCGCCCGGGGGTGCTTTGCACCTCGATGGTCCCGCGGTGGTCCTCCACCGCGCGGGCCACGGTCGCAAGTCCCAGCCCCGTGCCCCCCTTTTTCCCCTTCGTGAAGAAGGGCTCGAAGATGTGCTCCTGGTCTCCCGGCGATATGCCGATGCCCGCGTCCGAGACCGTCAGCACCGCTTCACGCTGGCCCGAAGTCAGCTCGTCCTGGCTCAACGTGACGTGAACGCAGCCTCCCGACGGCATGGCTTCTCCCGCATTGCGCAGGAGGTTCCAAAGCACCTGCCGTAGCTGGCCCGCCGCGCCCTGCACGGTGACGTCGGGCTCTGCGTCAAGTACCACCTCCACCGTGCCCTCGGGCTGCCCCGAGCGAAAGGCGCGCACGACCTCCTCCACAAGCTCGGTCAGGAGAAGGGGGTTACGTTCCTGGCAGGGTGGCCGGGCGTAGTCGAGCAGCGCCGAGATCAGCTCGTTCAACCGGTCCACTTCGCGGACGGTGATGTCGATCAGTTTTTTGGCATCGCCATCGGCTTCGGGCAGCGTTCGCAGCACCTCCACCGACCCCGAGATGCTGGCCAGGGGGTTGCGAATCTCGTGGGCAACACCCGCCGCCAGGCGTCCGATGCTGGCCAGCCGTTCCGAGCGCGCCACGGCCACCTCCATGCGCCTGAGCTCCGTGAGATCCTGGAAGTGGATCACACGACCGATCACGCGGCCGGTGTGATCCGAAAGCGGCGTGGCCGACACCCCCAACCTGCGCACGGCCCCGTCAGGCCGTACCGCATCCACCTCCTGGCGCCGCACGTTTCCCACCAGCCCCACCTCATCGAGCAACGCCGACAAACCCGGTACCCGCATCGCCAACGGCTGGCCCACCCCGGCCCGCCTCGTGATCCCCAAAATCTCACAGGCCGCTTCGTTGACGGACGTGATCACGCCTTCGCGATCCACCGTTACCAAACCCGACGACAAGCAGCGAATCGTGTTTTCGTGCAACGAGGCCAGATCGCCCGCGTACTGCTCGTGCCGCTGGAGCTTCTCGCCGGCCTCTCGCGATTGGGCCGCCAGCGACAAGCCCAGGGCTCCCACTGCGGCCACCCCCGCCAGGTTCAGCACCAGGCGAAAGAGCAGCTCGCGCCGGGAGACGTCCCAGGGCGCCAGGGTCTGGCCCGGCAGCTCGGGCAACCACTGCAGATAACCGGCGAGAGAGACCAGGGTCAGAGCACCCCCGGCGGCCAGCGAGACCCACAGAACCCCGCGGCGCGCGGGAAGGAGGGCCACCGCCACGATGTCAATCAGGTAAAGAAAATGAAACCCGCTCTGCACGCCGCCGGTGCCATGCACGAGCACGGTCACGAACAGCAGGTCGACCCCCATCTGCACGTACGCGAAGCGCACCAGATCGGTCACGCGCTTGACCACGAGCCCGTAGACCAGGCTCACCACGTAGGTCCCCACGAGCAGCGTGAGGGCAAAGCGGCCCGAAGGGCCCGTCAGGGTCTCCGCGCTGCCGTTCGCCAGGGCCACCGCCACCAACGCGCCCAGGAGCAGCGTGGCCAGGCCCACCCGAAACAGCATCAGGTAGACCACGGTGCGCAGCGCTTCGCGCCGCCTCAGCTGCTTGCGCCCGTCGTCGCCGCCCGTGCTCGCCCTCTCGAGGCCCACGGGCGTGGGGATGGGGGTGAAGCGGCCCGAGTCCGCGGCCCCGGCCTCGGTGTCACCCCCCGTCGTCGTCGAGCCATCCCCTTTTGCGAAGGGGCGGCCCGAGCCGGCGCTGTCGCCCGCGGTGCTCACGCCCCGTCGCCCTCATCCGGCCTTGACGTTGCCCGCCATCTCGAACACCGGCATGTACATCGCGAGCACGAGGCCGCCGATGACCGTGCCCAGGACCACCATGATCATGGGTTCGAGCAAGCTGGTCATCGAGGCCACGGCCACGTCGACCTCTTCTTCATAGAAGTCAGCGATCTTGTTCAGCATGTTGTCGAGAGCGCCCGTTTGTTCACCCACCGCGATCATTTGCACGACCATGGGCGGCATGAGAGCCGTCTCCATGAGCGGGGTAGCCATGTCTTTGCCCTCGGAGATCTTCGTGCGGGTGTAATTCAGACCCTCCTGAACGATCGTGTTCCCCGCCGTCTTTCCCACGATGTCCATCGCCTCGAGAATGGGAACGCCCGAGGCGAGCAGAGTTCCCATGGTGCGCGTAAACCGGGCCACCACGACTTTCCGGATCACGGCACCGAGCACCGGCAGCTTGAGAACCACTTGATCGAAGGTGCGGCGGCCCTTCTTTGTTCTCATGGCCCACCGCCAAGCGAACACGGACCCCACGAGCGTGACGATGATGTACGGCAGGTACTCGATCATCGCGTGGGAAATGTCGATCACGAACTGGGTGGGTGCGGGTAGCTTGCCGCCCCCGAACTCCTTGAACATCTTCTCGAACACGGGAATGACCTTGGTCAGCAAGACCACCACCACCAACGCCGAGATCCCCAGCACGGCGATGGGGTAGGTCATGGCGCCTTTGACCCGGCGCCGCAGCTTCGTGGCCTTCTCCATGTACTGAGACAAGCGCTGCAGGATCGTGTCGAGGATGCCGCCGACCTCACCAGCTGCGACCAAGTTCACGAAGAGCTGGTCGAAGATTCGAGGATGTCTTTTGAGCGCGTCCGACAGCGTCAATCCGCCCTCGACGCTGGCCTTGACCTGGCCAAGGATCTTTCCGAACGCCTTGTTCTCAGCCTGGCTCGAGAGAATGTCGAGGCATTGAACGATGGGCAAGCCCGCGTCGATCATGGTGGCAAAGAGCCGCGTGAAGATGACGATGTCGCTGGTCTTGACGCCCGAGCCGAAGCTGAAAGAGAGCTGCTTCGGCTGCTTCTTGATCGAAACGGGCGTGAGCAGTTGAAGCTTGAGCTTCTCCTCGACGGCCTCCGGGCTCTCCGCCTCGATGA belongs to Myxococcales bacterium and includes:
- a CDS encoding FAD-dependent oxidoreductase gives rise to the protein MNDGELSNPRDQRPEVVLVGGGHAHVQVLRGLVTKPIPNVRLTLLVDQPGALYSGMVPGVISGQYTREEATIDLRPLAARAGARLVIGKAVRVDAGAGHIELAGGNFLHYEYASLNVGSVARGPEGQDSPAHAIATRPISELVSRLELALAKLSRETRPSKVCVVGAGAAGVELACAIAARLGATDGGHRIHEVSLIGGGGRPLPGATTRALSRVQAALGRHHIAFCGNTRVRAVDASALTTASGVRLPSDLTIWATGAAAPPVIRDSELPHDARGFVRTDQHLLVEGCSNLFAAGDCATLASAPEKERAGVYAVRAGPILLANLRRRLAGRPLESHRPQSDYLRLLNLADGTALGSKWGLALQGRSVAWLKDRIDRGFVSRFRFDD
- a CDS encoding carbonic anhydrase, with the translated sequence MTYSFALRFAGPLLLAGVVSAGACGGAARTTAPPPPPAPDASPSAALSPRTAATALAALEDGNARFMLGRPRHPHEHASFRHRLVGEQKPFATILGCSDSRVPPELLFDEGLGDLFVIRVAGNIVGTDVAASIEYAVDHLKTPLLVVLGHENCGAVTAALHHFHGKMAENAEPPEIMSLLGHIEPGLHHDDPSRPFSEQLHLAVEDNVRHSVKDLLAVQDIRTAVASGRVAVVGAVYDLASGQVRFLSDDLVNPTGTAEEPHEPAAGQRH
- a CDS encoding DUF3127 domain-containing protein, producing MGYQATGRLLKKFDTNQISDRFRKREFVLELADGKYPQTVMFQLTGDRCEQLDSYEEGQTVEVEFSLRGREWTSPKGEVKYFNTLDVWQVSGPQKGAGGRDEEPLPEFMESMDDVPF
- a CDS encoding PAS domain-containing protein, yielding MSTAGDSAGSGRPFAKGDGSTTTGGDTEAGAADSGRFTPIPTPVGLERASTGGDDGRKQLRRREALRTVVYLMLFRVGLATLLLGALVAVALANGSAETLTGPSGRFALTLLVGTYVVSLVYGLVVKRVTDLVRFAYVQMGVDLLFVTVLVHGTGGVQSGFHFLYLIDIVAVALLPARRGVLWVSLAAGGALTLVSLAGYLQWLPELPGQTLAPWDVSRRELLFRLVLNLAGVAAVGALGLSLAAQSREAGEKLQRHEQYAGDLASLHENTIRCLSSGLVTVDREGVITSVNEAACEILGITRRAGVGQPLAMRVPGLSALLDEVGLVGNVRRQEVDAVRPDGAVRRLGVSATPLSDHTGRVIGRVIHFQDLTELRRMEVAVARSERLASIGRLAAGVAHEIRNPLASISGSVEVLRTLPEADGDAKKLIDITVREVDRLNELISALLDYARPPCQERNPLLLTELVEEVVRAFRSGQPEGTVEVVLDAEPDVTVQGAAGQLRQVLWNLLRNAGEAMPSGGCVHVTLSQDELTSGQREAVLTVSDAGIGISPGDQEHIFEPFFTKGKKGGTGLGLATVARAVEDHRGTIEVQSTPGRGTSITVRLPLARPASASPPAPPRAHRPAA
- a CDS encoding type II secretion system F family protein, producing MATTAFIYEARARSGEVKKGVIEAESPEAVEEKLKLQLLTPVSIKKQPKQLSFSFGSGVKTSDIVIFTRLFATMIDAGLPIVQCLDILSSQAENKAFGKILGQVKASVEGGLTLSDALKRHPRIFDQLFVNLVAAGEVGGILDTILQRLSQYMEKATKLRRRVKGAMTYPIAVLGISALVVVVLLTKVIPVFEKMFKEFGGGKLPAPTQFVIDISHAMIEYLPYIIVTLVGSVFAWRWAMRTKKGRRTFDQVVLKLPVLGAVIRKVVVARFTRTMGTLLASGVPILEAMDIVGKTAGNTIVQEGLNYTRTKISEGKDMATPLMETALMPPMVVQMIAVGEQTGALDNMLNKIADFYEEEVDVAVASMTSLLEPMIMVVLGTVIGGLVLAMYMPVFEMAGNVKAG